The Toxorhynchites rutilus septentrionalis strain SRP chromosome 3, ASM2978413v1, whole genome shotgun sequence genome includes a region encoding these proteins:
- the LOC129779110 gene encoding uncharacterized protein LOC129779110 translates to MVKRIRELTIPFLNADLNSRVGSHRSMDITPNQKTMKKRKHTPTTSAGSSMLGSMESEADFNASVYQNRIAVLVANFLNTKSLPGQVKPGDVQVIVSKNEAEPPVAKVVCVSCKLPCNVALTEARPGVFHPTLSNFFKHYTKSHPKYTLPVMNKDIRTAFTRTKKENVRNQDQQTTVTESSASHYDLLESDVPGEGVLEVDVPGEGVLEEYLAE, encoded by the coding sequence ATGGTAAAACGCATCCGAGAATTAACCATCCCGTTTTTGAATGCGGATTTAAACAGTCGCGTTGGTTCCCATCGTTCGATGGATATAACACCGAACCAGAAAACCATGAAGAAGCGAAAGCATACGCCCACTACTTCTGCGGGAAGCTCGATGCTCGGCTCGATGGAAAGTGAAGCCGATTTTAACGCCAGCGTGTATCAGAACCGGATTGCAGTTCTCGTCGCAAATTTCTTGAACACAAAATCGCTGCCAGGTCAGGTGAAACCCGGAGATGTTCAAGTAATTGTGTCCAAAAATGAAGCAGAGCCTCCGGTAGCAAAAGTCGTTTGCGTCAGCTGTAAATTGCCGTGCAATGTTGCCTTGACCGAAGCACGACCTGGCGTGTTCCACCCAACACTATCTAATTTCTTCAAACACTACACCAAGTCACATCCAAAGTATACTCTTCCGGTCATGAACAAGGACATCCGGACAGCTTTTACTCGAACCAAGAAGGAAAATGTAAGAAATCAGGATCAGCAGACAACAGTAACTGAAAGCAGTGCATCTCACTATGACCTCTTGGAGTCAGACGTTCCCGGCGAAGGCGTTTTGGAGGTAGACGTTCCCGGCGAAGGCGTTTTGGAGGAGTATCTAGCCGAGTAA
- the LOC129778618 gene encoding uncharacterized protein LOC129778618 encodes MCKPISLIVMFGALVLMKGIVTYDPDDIELKSVIPPNGTFVAFYPRVLNGISNGNVRAPFSHGSFFKNRNPALVDVRNAAAYGYRFDGKRRFNFP; translated from the exons ATG TGCAAACCAATTTCATTGATAGTTATGTTTGGTGCGTTAGTGCTCATGAAAGGCATAGTCACATATGATCCAGATGACATTGAACTGAAGAGCGTTATTCCACCCAATGGTACCTTTGTAGCATTTTACCCTCGTGTATTAAATGGAATATCCAACGGAAATGTGAGAGCTCCTTTTTCTCATGGTAGCTTCTTCAAAAACAGGAATCCTGCATTAGTAGATGTTCGCAACGCTGCTGCATATGGATACCGTTTCGATGGAAAAAGACGTTTCAACTTCCCTTGA